One genomic region from uncultured Subdoligranulum sp. encodes:
- the buk gene encoding butyrate kinase, whose amino-acid sequence MSIKTLVINPGSTSTKVGVFEDETLLFEETLRHPTEEIAKYASIIDQKDFRKEIILDFLKEKNCDPKSLNVIVGRGGLLKPIPGGTYAVSDALLADLKAGVQGQHASNLGGILAREIGDALGVPSYIVDPVVVDELTPKARISGMPELPRRSIFHALNQKAVARRFAKENGKRYEDLNLIVIHMGGGVSVGAHNHGKVVDVNNILDGEGCFSPERSGTVPVGDLVKMCFSGKYTQQEIYKKICGNGGFNGYLHTNDARQVNKMADEGNAEAKLVWDAFFYQIAKDAGAMAAVLCGQVDQIILTGGIAYNDYTREILQKYLGFIAPITVYPGEDELLALCQGALRVVNGEEEAKEY is encoded by the coding sequence ATGTCCATCAAAACACTGGTCATCAACCCCGGTTCCACCTCCACCAAGGTGGGCGTGTTCGAGGATGAGACGCTGCTGTTCGAGGAAACGCTGCGCCATCCCACCGAGGAAATTGCCAAGTACGCCAGCATCATCGACCAGAAGGACTTCCGCAAGGAGATCATTCTGGACTTTCTGAAGGAAAAGAACTGTGACCCCAAGAGCCTGAACGTCATCGTGGGCCGCGGCGGCCTGCTCAAGCCCATTCCGGGCGGCACCTACGCCGTCAGCGACGCCCTGCTGGCCGACCTGAAGGCCGGCGTCCAGGGTCAGCACGCCTCCAACCTGGGCGGCATCCTGGCCCGGGAGATCGGCGACGCCCTGGGTGTGCCCAGCTACATCGTGGACCCCGTGGTGGTGGATGAACTGACCCCCAAGGCCCGCATCTCCGGTATGCCCGAGCTGCCCCGCCGCTCCATCTTCCACGCCCTGAACCAGAAGGCTGTGGCCCGCCGCTTTGCCAAGGAGAACGGCAAGCGCTACGAGGACCTGAACCTCATCGTCATCCACATGGGCGGCGGTGTCTCGGTGGGCGCCCACAACCACGGCAAGGTGGTGGATGTGAACAACATCCTGGACGGCGAAGGCTGCTTCAGCCCCGAGCGCAGCGGCACCGTGCCGGTGGGCGATCTGGTGAAGATGTGCTTCAGCGGCAAGTACACCCAGCAGGAGATCTACAAGAAGATCTGCGGCAACGGCGGCTTCAATGGCTACCTGCACACCAACGACGCCCGTCAGGTCAACAAGATGGCCGACGAGGGCAACGCCGAAGCCAAGCTGGTGTGGGATGCCTTCTTCTACCAGATCGCCAAGGATGCCGGCGCCATGGCCGCCGTGCTCTGCGGCCAGGTGGATCAGATCATCCTGACCGGCGGCATCGCCTACAATGACTACACCCGCGAGATTCTGCAGAAGTATCTGGGCTTCATCGCCCCCATCACCGTCTACCCCGGCGAGGACGAGCTGCTGGCGCTCTGCCAGGGCGCCCTGCGCGTGGTCAACGGCGAAGAGGAAGCCAAGGAATATTGA
- the ptb gene encoding phosphate butyryltransferase produces the protein MNFEDLIAKVKTCGKQKLAVAAAEDDAVLEAVDAAHKQGIADAILVGDEAAIRKIAAELNIDLSDYEIINEPDKVQASLKAVKLAHDGVANMYMKGLLDTKTFLKSVLDKEVGLRTGKTLSHVAVFEVKGIEQLLFLTDVAFMTYPTLEDKVHIIENTVAVAHACGVECPKVAPLAAVEVVNPKMPCTVDADELRKMNEEGKITGCVVDGPLSMDIAIDPEAAHHKGAQDRPAAGHADILLFPDIQAGNLVYKTLVHTAECKNGCILTGTKVPAILTSRSDSFQTKVNSIALAAVVAAGLKQE, from the coding sequence ATGAATTTTGAGGATCTGATTGCAAAAGTGAAGACCTGCGGCAAGCAGAAGCTGGCCGTGGCCGCCGCGGAGGACGACGCCGTTCTGGAGGCCGTGGACGCTGCCCACAAGCAGGGCATTGCCGACGCCATTCTTGTGGGTGACGAAGCTGCCATCCGCAAGATCGCTGCGGAACTGAACATCGACCTGAGCGACTACGAGATCATCAACGAGCCGGACAAGGTCCAGGCCTCGCTGAAAGCCGTCAAGCTGGCCCACGACGGTGTGGCCAACATGTACATGAAGGGCCTGCTGGACACCAAGACCTTCCTGAAGAGCGTGCTGGACAAGGAAGTGGGTCTGCGCACCGGCAAGACGCTGTCCCACGTGGCCGTCTTCGAGGTCAAGGGCATCGAGCAGCTGCTCTTCCTCACCGACGTGGCCTTCATGACCTACCCCACCCTGGAGGACAAGGTCCACATCATCGAGAACACCGTGGCGGTGGCCCATGCCTGCGGCGTGGAGTGCCCCAAGGTGGCCCCGCTGGCCGCCGTTGAGGTGGTCAACCCCAAGATGCCCTGCACCGTGGATGCCGACGAGCTGCGCAAGATGAACGAGGAGGGCAAGATCACCGGCTGTGTGGTGGACGGCCCCCTGTCCATGGACATTGCCATCGATCCCGAAGCCGCCCATCACAAGGGTGCCCAGGACCGCCCGGCTGCCGGCCATGCCGACATCCTGCTGTTCCCCGACATCCAGGCCGGCAACCTCGTCTACAAGACGCTGGTCCACACCGCCGAGTGCAAGAACGGCTGCATCCTGACCGGCACCAAGGTGCCCGCCATCCTGACCAGCCGCTCCGATTCTTTCCAGACCAAGGTCAACTCCATCGCGCTGGCCGCCGTTGTGGCCGCCGGCCTGAAGCAGGAATAA
- the coaD gene encoding pantetheine-phosphate adenylyltransferase — MPIAMYPGSFDPVTRGHLDIIKRSSRMFDKLIVAVLVNSAKTPLFTVEERVAMLRECCKDMPNVEVDSFNGLTVSFAKQKGATVMVRGLRAVTDFENEIQLAHTNYAMMPEIETIFLATAIKWSYLSSTIVREAAHYGQDVSRFVPSNVEKQLLAKRAEGKL; from the coding sequence ATGCCGATTGCCATGTATCCGGGCAGCTTTGACCCCGTCACCCGCGGGCATCTGGACATCATCAAGCGCTCCAGCCGTATGTTTGACAAGCTGATCGTCGCCGTACTGGTCAACAGTGCGAAGACGCCGCTGTTCACGGTCGAGGAGCGCGTTGCCATGCTGCGGGAATGCTGCAAGGATATGCCCAACGTGGAGGTGGATTCCTTCAACGGGCTGACCGTCAGCTTTGCCAAGCAGAAGGGGGCCACCGTCATGGTGCGGGGGCTTCGCGCGGTCACCGACTTTGAGAACGAGATCCAGCTGGCCCACACCAACTACGCCATGATGCCGGAGATCGAGACGATCTTCCTGGCCACGGCCATCAAATGGAGTTATCTCTCCTCCACCATCGTGCGGGAGGCGGCCCACTACGGGCAGGACGTTTCCCGGTTCGTTCCCTCCAATGTGGAGAAGCAGCTGCTGGCCAAGCGGGCGGAGGGCAAACTCTGA
- a CDS encoding acetyl-CoA C-acetyltransferase — MKKIVIASACRTAIGKFGGTLSNVPAAELGSIVIKEAINRAGIKPEQVDHVYMGCVIQAGLGQNVARQASLKAGLPVTTPAVTVNVVCGSGLNCVNMAAQMIEAGDADIVVAGGTENMDMAPFAMMKGRYGYRMGYPMGKSELVDTMVNDALWDAFNNYHMGITAENVAEQWHLTREQLDEFAYNSQVKADAAIKSGAFKDEIVPVTVKQKKTEIVFDTDEGPRLSPMEVLGKLKPSFKKDGIVTAGNSSAINDGAAALVIMSEDKAKELGITPMATWVAGALGGVDPSIMGVGPIAATRKVMAKTGLTVADMDLIEANEAFAAQSLAVAHDLEFDMSKVNVNGGAIALGHPVGASGARILVTLLYAMKHRGAHKGLATLCIGGGMGCATIVEM, encoded by the coding sequence ATGAAGAAGATCGTCATTGCAAGCGCCTGCCGTACTGCCATCGGCAAGTTCGGCGGCACGCTGTCCAACGTCCCCGCTGCGGAACTGGGCTCCATTGTCATCAAGGAAGCCATCAACCGCGCCGGCATCAAGCCTGAGCAGGTCGACCATGTCTACATGGGCTGCGTCATCCAGGCAGGCCTCGGCCAGAACGTGGCCCGCCAGGCCAGCCTGAAGGCCGGCCTGCCCGTCACCACGCCGGCCGTCACCGTCAACGTGGTCTGCGGCTCCGGTCTGAACTGCGTCAACATGGCTGCCCAGATGATCGAGGCCGGCGATGCCGACATCGTCGTGGCCGGTGGTACTGAGAACATGGATATGGCTCCTTTCGCCATGATGAAGGGCCGCTACGGCTACCGCATGGGCTACCCCATGGGCAAGAGCGAACTGGTGGACACCATGGTCAACGATGCGCTGTGGGACGCTTTCAACAACTACCACATGGGCATCACCGCCGAGAACGTGGCCGAGCAGTGGCACCTGACCCGCGAGCAGCTGGATGAGTTCGCCTACAACAGCCAGGTCAAGGCCGACGCCGCCATCAAGAGCGGTGCCTTCAAGGACGAGATCGTTCCCGTCACCGTGAAGCAGAAGAAGACCGAGATCGTTTTCGACACCGATGAAGGTCCCCGCCTGAGCCCGATGGAGGTTCTGGGCAAGCTGAAGCCCTCCTTCAAGAAGGACGGCATCGTCACCGCCGGCAACTCCTCCGCCATCAACGACGGCGCCGCTGCTCTCGTCATCATGAGCGAGGACAAGGCCAAGGAGCTGGGCATCACCCCCATGGCCACCTGGGTTGCCGGTGCGTTGGGCGGCGTGGATCCCTCCATCATGGGTGTCGGCCCCATCGCCGCTACCCGCAAGGTCATGGCCAAGACCGGCCTGACCGTCGCCGATATGGACCTCATCGAGGCCAACGAGGCCTTCGCGGCCCAGAGCCTGGCCGTTGCCCATGACCTGGAGTTCGACATGAGCAAGGTCAACGTCAACGGCGGCGCCATCGCCCTGGGTCATCCCGTGGGCGCTTCCGGTGCCCGTATCCTGGTCACCCTGCTCTACGCCATGAAGCATCGCGGCGCTCACAAGGGCCTGGCCACCCTGTGCATCGGCGGCGGCATGGGCTGCGCCACCATCGTGGAAATGTAA
- a CDS encoding enoyl-CoA hydratase-related protein, producing MSFVNTEIQDAVAIVTIDRPKALNALNPEVLADLKAAFEAIDQNTVRCVVLTGAGDKSFVAGADIGSMSTMTKAEGEAFGKLGNDIFLMIEHFPLPVIAAVNGFALGGGNELAMSCDIRICSNNAVFGQPEVGLGITPGFGGTQRLARLVGMGMAKQMVYSALNIKADEALRIGLVNAVYTQEELMPAALKLAGKIAKNAPIAVRNCKKAINDGISLPIEKAVEVEEKLFGDCFETHDQVEGMGCFLSREKPKPKPVFTNN from the coding sequence ATGTCCTTTGTCAATACCGAAATTCAGGACGCCGTCGCCATTGTGACGATCGACCGTCCCAAGGCGCTCAACGCCCTGAACCCCGAAGTGCTGGCTGACCTGAAGGCCGCCTTCGAGGCCATCGACCAGAACACCGTGCGCTGCGTGGTCCTCACCGGCGCCGGCGACAAGAGCTTCGTGGCCGGTGCCGACATCGGCTCCATGTCCACCATGACCAAGGCGGAAGGCGAAGCCTTCGGCAAGCTGGGCAACGACATCTTCCTGATGATCGAGCACTTCCCGCTGCCCGTCATCGCGGCGGTCAACGGTTTCGCCCTGGGCGGCGGCAATGAGCTGGCCATGAGCTGCGACATCCGCATCTGCTCCAACAACGCCGTCTTCGGTCAGCCCGAAGTGGGCCTGGGCATCACCCCGGGCTTCGGCGGCACCCAGCGCCTGGCCCGTCTGGTGGGCATGGGCATGGCCAAGCAGATGGTCTACTCCGCTCTGAACATCAAGGCGGACGAAGCCCTGCGCATCGGCCTGGTCAACGCGGTGTACACCCAGGAAGAGCTGATGCCTGCGGCCCTCAAGCTGGCCGGCAAGATCGCCAAGAACGCACCCATCGCCGTGCGCAACTGCAAGAAGGCCATCAACGACGGCATCAGCCTGCCCATCGAGAAGGCTGTGGAAGTGGAAGAAAAACTGTTCGGCGACTGCTTCGAGACCCACGATCAGGTCGAGGGCATGGGCTGCTTCCTGAGCCGTGAGAAGCCGAAACCCAAACCGGTTTTCACCAACAACTGA
- a CDS encoding 3-hydroxyacyl-CoA dehydrogenase NAD-binding domain-containing protein encodes MKVGVIGAGTMGQGIAKAFAQVEGYTVALCDIKQEWAEGGKNKIAAGYAKLVAKGKLDQAEVDRRLAAITPGLKEDICADCDLIVEAAFEDVKVKQDTFSALDKICKPECVFASNTSSLSITEIGKGLSRPLVGMHFFNPADRMKLIEVIAGVNTPAETVETIKKISVEIGKTPVQVNEAAGFVVNRILIPMINEAAFIKMEGVSDIAGIDTAMKLGANHPMGPLELGDFVGLDICLAIMDVLYKETGDSKYRACPLIRKMVRGGNLGCKTGKGFYVYNADRTKTPVDAL; translated from the coding sequence ATGAAGGTAGGCGTTATTGGCGCTGGCACCATGGGCCAGGGCATCGCAAAGGCTTTTGCGCAGGTCGAGGGTTACACCGTGGCTCTGTGCGACATCAAGCAGGAGTGGGCCGAGGGCGGCAAGAACAAGATTGCTGCCGGCTACGCCAAGCTGGTTGCCAAGGGCAAGCTGGACCAGGCTGAAGTGGATCGCCGTCTGGCGGCCATCACCCCGGGTCTGAAGGAAGACATCTGCGCCGACTGCGACCTCATCGTTGAGGCTGCGTTCGAGGATGTGAAGGTCAAGCAGGACACCTTCTCCGCCCTGGACAAGATCTGCAAGCCGGAGTGCGTTTTCGCTTCCAACACTTCTTCTCTGTCCATCACCGAGATCGGCAAGGGCCTGTCCCGTCCTCTGGTGGGCATGCACTTCTTCAATCCCGCTGACCGCATGAAGCTCATCGAGGTCATCGCCGGTGTGAACACCCCCGCCGAGACTGTCGAGACCATCAAGAAGATCAGCGTGGAGATCGGCAAGACCCCCGTGCAGGTCAATGAGGCTGCCGGCTTCGTCGTCAACCGCATCCTGATCCCCATGATCAACGAGGCCGCCTTCATCAAGATGGAGGGCGTCTCCGACATCGCCGGCATCGACACCGCCATGAAGCTGGGCGCCAACCATCCCATGGGACCCCTGGAGCTGGGCGACTTCGTCGGCCTGGACATCTGCCTGGCCATCATGGATGTCCTGTACAAGGAGACCGGCGACAGCAAGTACCGTGCCTGCCCGCTGATCCGCAAGATGGTCCGCGGTGGCAACCTGGGCTGCAAGACCGGCAAGGGCTTCTATGTCTACAACGCCGATCGCACCAAGACCCCTGTGGACGCCCTGTAA
- a CDS encoding acyl-CoA dehydrogenase family protein: MDFTLSKQQQMVQKMYKEFAENEVKPLAKKVDAEEYFPVETVQKMAKLGMMGIYFPKEVGGAGGDVLSYVMAVEEMSKVCGTTGVIISAHTSLCAAPIYENGTPEQKAKYLPKLCSGEWLGAFGLTEPGAGTDAQGQQTYAVDEGDHWKLNGSKIFITNSGYANVFIIIAVTGTVLDKRGRKQKEISAFIVERTDPGFKVGKPEDKMGIRGSSTCELIMEDCIIPKDRLLGVKGKGFQLAMATLDGGRIGIAAQALGIAEGALDETVAYVKERKQFGRSIAAFQNTQFELAEMKARVDAAKYLVYAAALKKQAIMDGQKGRYSVEAAEAKLIAARTASDVTRRCLQLFGGYGYTRDYPIERMMRDAKITEIYEGTSEVQMMVISGAMLK; the protein is encoded by the coding sequence ATGGATTTTACTCTGTCCAAGCAGCAGCAAATGGTCCAGAAAATGTACAAGGAATTTGCTGAGAACGAAGTCAAGCCTCTCGCCAAAAAGGTGGATGCCGAGGAATATTTCCCCGTCGAGACCGTTCAGAAGATGGCGAAGCTGGGCATGATGGGCATCTACTTCCCCAAGGAAGTCGGCGGCGCCGGCGGCGATGTGCTGTCCTACGTCATGGCCGTTGAGGAGATGTCCAAGGTCTGCGGCACCACCGGTGTCATCATCTCCGCCCACACCTCTCTGTGCGCCGCTCCCATCTACGAGAACGGCACCCCCGAGCAGAAGGCCAAGTACCTGCCCAAGCTGTGCAGCGGCGAGTGGCTGGGTGCCTTCGGTCTGACCGAGCCCGGCGCCGGCACCGACGCCCAGGGCCAGCAGACCTACGCCGTGGATGAGGGCGATCACTGGAAGCTGAACGGCTCCAAGATCTTCATCACCAACTCCGGCTATGCCAATGTCTTCATCATCATCGCCGTCACCGGCACCGTGCTGGACAAGCGCGGCCGCAAGCAGAAGGAAATCTCCGCCTTCATCGTCGAGCGCACCGATCCCGGTTTCAAGGTCGGCAAGCCCGAGGACAAGATGGGCATCCGCGGTTCTTCCACCTGCGAGCTGATCATGGAAGACTGCATCATCCCCAAGGATCGTCTGCTGGGCGTGAAGGGCAAGGGCTTCCAGCTGGCCATGGCCACCCTGGACGGCGGCCGTATCGGCATTGCTGCCCAGGCTCTGGGCATCGCCGAGGGCGCCCTGGATGAGACCGTTGCCTACGTCAAGGAGCGCAAGCAGTTCGGCCGTTCCATCGCTGCCTTCCAGAACACCCAGTTCGAGCTGGCCGAGATGAAGGCCCGCGTGGATGCTGCCAAGTACCTGGTTTACGCCGCTGCGCTGAAGAAGCAGGCCATCATGGATGGCCAGAAGGGCCGTTACAGCGTCGAGGCCGCCGAGGCCAAGCTGATCGCTGCCCGCACCGCCAGCGATGTGACCCGCCGCTGCCTGCAGCTGTTCGGCGGTTATGGCTACACCCGTGACTACCCCATCGAGCGCATGATGCGCGATGCCAAGATCACCGAGATCTACGAAGGCACCAGCGAAGTCCAGATGATGGTCATTTCCGGCGCGATGCTGAAGTAA
- the acrB gene encoding acryloyl-CoA reductase electron transfer subunit gamma gives MKAIVCVKQVPDTQGKVAVKADGTMDRAAMATITNPDDLNAVEAALQLKDETGCEVVVVTMGPPPAEGMLRELIARGADRGVLVSGREFGGSDTFATSQILAAAVNKIGVGPEDIVFCGRQAIDGDTAQVGPQIAEKLHLPQVTYVTDIKKEGNSLVVKRQLEDGYMELKVNTPCLLTCIKELNNPRYMSVSGIFECYDKPIDVFDYNTLKDDPLIETDTIGLKGSPTNVYKSFAPPVKGAGMMVEDAAQLVGILNDKHLI, from the coding sequence ATGAAAGCAATTGTTTGTGTCAAACAGGTTCCCGATACGCAGGGCAAGGTCGCTGTCAAGGCTGACGGCACCATGGACCGCGCAGCGATGGCAACCATTACCAACCCCGACGACCTGAACGCCGTCGAGGCCGCCCTGCAGCTCAAGGATGAGACCGGCTGCGAAGTCGTTGTCGTCACCATGGGCCCGCCGCCGGCCGAAGGCATGCTGCGTGAGCTGATCGCCCGCGGCGCCGACCGTGGCGTGCTGGTTTCCGGCCGTGAGTTCGGCGGTTCCGATACCTTCGCCACCTCCCAGATCCTGGCCGCTGCCGTGAACAAGATCGGCGTCGGTCCCGAGGACATCGTCTTCTGCGGCCGTCAGGCCATCGACGGTGATACCGCCCAGGTCGGTCCCCAGATCGCCGAGAAGCTGCACCTGCCCCAGGTCACCTATGTCACCGACATCAAGAAGGAAGGCAACTCCCTGGTGGTCAAGCGCCAGCTGGAGGACGGCTACATGGAGCTGAAAGTCAACACTCCCTGCCTGCTGACCTGCATCAAGGAACTGAACAACCCCCGCTACATGAGCGTGTCCGGCATCTTCGAGTGCTACGACAAGCCCATCGACGTGTTCGACTACAACACTCTGAAAGATGACCCGCTCATCGAGACCGACACCATCGGCCTCAAGGGCTCCCCGACGAATGTTTACAAGTCCTTTGCTCCTCCGGTCAAGGGCGCGGGCATGATGGTCGAGGATGCTGCCCAGCTGGTCGGCATCCTGAACGACAAGCACCTGATTTGA
- the acrA gene encoding acryloyl-CoA reductase electron transfer subunit beta, producing the protein MAEFNAMDTAAFKGVWVFCEQREGQIQTISYQLLSEGRKLANDLGVELCGVVMGSELNEDYIKALGGYGADRVYYLDSPLLKDYTTDGYAKALCDLIMEKKPEIMLIGATNLGRDLGPRCAARLHTGLTADCTHLDVDVEKYKNFLRTTSNIDVDNTKFEENTNLKMTRPAFGGHLMATIICPRFRPQMSTVRPGVMQTQAYDEAGAAKVVVEKIAPALTADDIHVEILDIKKSAKKMVDLIGADVVVSVGRGISSDVDKGIALAEELAGVLGGVVGASRAVTDEGWLSSDHQVGQTGKTVHPRIYVALGISGAIQHVAGMQDSDTIIAINKNESAPIFDVATYGIVGDLFKVVPELIKEIRAAKA; encoded by the coding sequence ATGGCTGAATTCAATGCAATGGACACCGCCGCCTTCAAGGGCGTGTGGGTTTTCTGCGAGCAGCGCGAAGGCCAGATCCAGACCATCAGCTATCAGCTGCTGAGCGAAGGCCGCAAGCTGGCCAACGACCTCGGCGTTGAGCTGTGCGGTGTCGTCATGGGCAGCGAGCTCAATGAAGATTACATCAAGGCGCTGGGCGGCTACGGTGCCGACCGCGTTTACTACCTGGACAGCCCCCTGCTGAAGGACTACACCACCGACGGCTATGCCAAGGCGCTGTGCGACCTCATCATGGAGAAGAAGCCCGAGATCATGCTGATCGGCGCCACCAACCTGGGCCGTGACCTTGGTCCCCGCTGCGCTGCCCGTCTGCACACCGGCCTGACCGCCGACTGCACCCATCTGGACGTGGATGTGGAGAAGTACAAGAACTTCCTGCGCACCACCTCCAACATCGATGTGGACAACACCAAGTTCGAGGAGAACACCAACCTGAAGATGACCCGTCCGGCCTTCGGCGGTCACCTGATGGCCACCATCATCTGCCCCCGCTTCCGTCCCCAGATGTCCACCGTCCGTCCCGGCGTTATGCAGACCCAGGCCTACGATGAGGCCGGTGCCGCCAAGGTCGTGGTCGAGAAGATCGCCCCGGCCCTGACCGCCGATGACATCCATGTGGAGATCCTGGACATCAAGAAGAGCGCCAAGAAGATGGTCGACCTGATCGGTGCCGATGTGGTCGTTTCCGTCGGCCGTGGCATCAGCTCCGATGTGGACAAGGGCATTGCCCTGGCCGAGGAACTGGCCGGTGTTCTGGGCGGCGTCGTGGGCGCTTCCCGTGCCGTCACCGATGAAGGCTGGCTGTCCAGCGATCATCAGGTCGGCCAGACCGGCAAGACCGTGCATCCCCGCATCTACGTGGCCCTGGGCATCTCCGGCGCCATCCAGCATGTGGCCGGTATGCAGGATTCCGATACCATCATCGCCATCAACAAGAACGAGAGCGCACCCATCTTCGATGTTGCCACCTACGGCATCGTCGGCGATCTGTTCAAGGTCGTTCCCGAACTGATCAAGGAGATCCGCGCCGCCAAGGCCTGA
- a CDS encoding DUF3169 family protein, translating into MKPMDKQDKIRRENRRKLPGFLLLIVMGGVLGITIGVFSNWLNEAVAPDTLARQVTLALGFASPAFSLLCIPFLAIAFWHLHRSRQLFSLWDGDDERLPDQIEHRLNWAMLWINVSQFLVFLGLGLDLSLMPLGAISYASAFTILILSMAALFFCITLQRQVVDLSRRMNPEKQGSVYDVKFRKKWYDSCDEAERRRIGEAAYTAYIVVSYTSVLLWVITALLNLFLPVGPLPMVVAILPWGVGQLTYLIHCIRAGK; encoded by the coding sequence ATGAAACCAATGGATAAGCAGGATAAAATCAGACGTGAGAACCGCCGCAAGCTGCCGGGATTCCTTCTTCTCATCGTGATGGGCGGTGTCCTAGGCATAACCATCGGTGTTTTTTCCAACTGGTTGAATGAAGCAGTAGCCCCTGATACGCTGGCCCGTCAGGTCACTCTGGCCCTTGGATTTGCCAGCCCCGCATTTTCCCTGCTGTGCATCCCCTTTCTGGCCATCGCCTTTTGGCATCTGCATCGGTCCCGGCAGCTTTTTTCCCTCTGGGACGGGGATGATGAACGTCTGCCTGATCAGATTGAACACAGGCTGAACTGGGCCATGCTTTGGATCAACGTTTCCCAATTTCTGGTCTTTCTGGGGTTGGGACTGGACCTTTCTCTGATGCCGCTGGGAGCCATCTCGTATGCGAGCGCTTTTACCATACTGATTCTCAGCATGGCAGCACTCTTCTTTTGCATCACGCTGCAGCGCCAGGTGGTGGATTTGTCCCGCCGCATGAACCCCGAAAAACAGGGCAGCGTCTATGATGTCAAATTCCGCAAAAAGTGGTATGACAGCTGCGACGAGGCAGAGCGCCGCCGCATCGGTGAGGCCGCCTATACAGCCTACATCGTCGTCAGTTATACCTCGGTTCTGCTCTGGGTCATCACAGCCTTGCTTAACCTCTTCCTCCCGGTCGGTCCGCTGCCCATGGTGGTTGCCATCCTGCCCTGGGGCGTCGGACAGCTGACCTATCTGATCCACTGCATCCGCGCAGGCAAATAA
- a CDS encoding helix-turn-helix transcriptional regulator: MPLYNRLKEYRARLGVNQQQMGAMAGVSRQTISQIERGDYSPSVTLALKLAKLCHITVEDIFTYEEDNHETNG, encoded by the coding sequence ATGCCGCTTTACAATCGCCTGAAAGAATATCGCGCCCGGCTGGGGGTCAACCAACAGCAGATGGGCGCCATGGCTGGGGTATCCCGCCAGACCATCAGCCAGATCGAACGCGGGGATTACTCCCCCTCCGTGACACTGGCGCTGAAGCTGGCCAAGCTGTGCCATATAACCGTGGAAGATATCTTTACCTATGAGGAGGACAACCATGAAACCAATGGATAA
- a CDS encoding 5-formyltetrahydrofolate cyclo-ligase, which translates to MTKREARARARALRRTLDMGNIGREMARALFALPCWQQAGTVLAFAALPDEPDTAPMLQRALADGKQLLLPRVTGDGTMEWVNIPDLSLLQRGAYGIPEPPADLPAVCPPEDALFLVPCLAVSRDGVRLGRGGGYYDRFLAHAKGKRLLVCPSALVWPELPADTWDIRFPSHEILTEKGLLP; encoded by the coding sequence ATGACCAAACGGGAAGCCCGTGCCCGCGCCAGAGCGCTGCGTCGCACACTGGATATGGGGAATATCGGCCGGGAGATGGCCCGGGCGCTCTTTGCCCTGCCCTGCTGGCAGCAGGCTGGCACCGTGCTGGCCTTTGCCGCCCTGCCCGACGAGCCGGATACTGCTCCCATGCTGCAGCGCGCCCTCGCCGACGGCAAGCAGCTTTTGCTGCCCCGGGTCACGGGGGACGGCACCATGGAGTGGGTGAACATTCCTGATCTTTCCCTGTTGCAGCGGGGTGCCTACGGCATTCCGGAACCGCCCGCCGATCTTCCGGCCGTCTGCCCGCCGGAGGACGCCCTGTTCCTGGTCCCCTGCCTTGCCGTGAGCCGGGACGGGGTACGGCTGGGCCGCGGCGGCGGGTATTATGACCGCTTTTTGGCGCATGCTAAGGGAAAGCGTCTGCTGGTCTGCCCGTCGGCCCTGGTATGGCCGGAGCTGCCCGCCGACACCTGGGATATCCGGTTCCCATCCCACGAAATTCTGACCGAGAAAGGACTTTTACCATGA
- the rfbC gene encoding dTDP-4-dehydrorhamnose 3,5-epimerase → MGKFNFIKTEIPEVQIIEPTVFGDDRGYFMETYQMDDFAAAGIDKPFVQDNQSRSTKGVLRGLHFQKNHTQGKLVRVTLGEVFDVAVDCRPHSATFGKWVGVTLSAENKKMLYIPEGFAHGFVVLSDVAEFCYKCTDVYDPTSEGGIPYDDPTVNVQWPDCGCEHKTSAKDKEHTPFAEQKFEFFEKY, encoded by the coding sequence ATGGGCAAGTTCAATTTCATCAAGACCGAGATCCCCGAAGTGCAGATCATCGAACCGACGGTGTTCGGCGACGACCGCGGCTATTTCATGGAAACCTATCAGATGGACGATTTCGCGGCGGCCGGCATCGACAAGCCCTTCGTGCAGGACAACCAGAGCCGTTCCACCAAGGGCGTGCTGCGTGGCCTGCATTTCCAGAAGAACCACACCCAGGGCAAGCTGGTGCGGGTGACGCTGGGCGAGGTCTTTGACGTGGCGGTGGACTGCCGTCCCCACAGCGCCACCTTCGGCAAATGGGTGGGTGTGACCCTCTCGGCGGAGAACAAGAAGATGCTCTACATCCCCGAGGGCTTTGCCCACGGCTTTGTGGTGCTGTCCGACGTGGCGGAGTTCTGCTACAAGTGCACCGATGTGTACGATCCCACCTCGGAGGGCGGCATCCCCTACGATGACCCCACCGTCAATGTGCAGTGGCCGGACTGCGGCTGCGAGCACAAGACCAGCGCCAAGGACAAGGAGCACACCCCCTTCGCGGAACAGAAGTTTGAATTCTTCGAGAAGTACTAA